In Ascaphus truei isolate aAscTru1 chromosome 7, aAscTru1.hap1, whole genome shotgun sequence, one genomic interval encodes:
- the VIL1 gene encoding villin-1 — protein sequence MTELDDKVKKTLNKTTPGLQIWRIESMQMIPVPEKTYGNFCDGDCYMILMTHKTGNNFTYDIHFWIGSNSSTDEQGAAAIYTIQMDDHLGGVAVQHREVQGYESDTFKGYFKQGVVYKNGGVASGMKQVETNSYNVKRLLHVKGKKNVTAGEVAMEWNSFNVGDVFLLDLGKLIIQWNGPGSNRMERLRGMNLAKDIRDRERGGRSQVGVVEGDNEEGSPQLMAILNHVLGARKEIKAAINDDVVDHAVKTSIKLFQVTDTNGNLVVQEVATQPLTQNLLSHDDCFILDQGGIKIYVWKGKNSTKEEKQQAMTRALNFIKAKNYPPSTNVEVQNDGSESAMFKQLFQKWSTKEQTTGMGKTNTVGKVAKVEQVKFDANTMHAKPELAAQQKMVDDGTGEVEVWRIENLELVPVEKGWLGHFYGGDCYLMLYKYLVNNKYHYMIYMWQGRHASQDEIAASAYQAVALDQKYDGQPVQVRVPMGKEPAHLMAIFKGKMVVYEGGTSRADSTETAPEIRLFQVHGTNEYNTKAFEVPVRATSLNSNDVFVLKTKGICYLWCGKGCSGDERVMAKSVADIISRGEKVVVAEGQEPSEFWLALGGKSQYANSKRLQEETLEISPRLFECSNQTGTFVATEIADFNQDDLDEDDVFLLDTWDQVFFWIGKDANETEKKEAAFTVQEYLKSHPSARDLNTPIIVVKQGYEPPTFTGWFLAWDPFKWSNTKSYEDLKSELGDPNTFEQFSLELTSTQLDSFTSQTSFLAQPLRTYPAEELIDKTTEELPEGVNPTRKEEYLSSADFTAIFAMSPNDFKALPDWKKQNIKKAKGLF from the exons AGTATGCAAATGATTCCCGTACCGGAGAAAACCTACGGGAACTTCTGTGATGGAGACTGCTACATGATTCTAATG ACGCACAAAACTGGAAATAACTTCACCTATGATATCCACTTCTGGATTGGGAGTAACTCCTCAACGGATGAACAAGGAGCAGCGGCCATCTACACCATTCAGATGGATGACCATCTGGGAGGGGTGGCTGTCCAGCATAGGGAGGTGCAGGGCTATGAGAGCGACACCTTCAAGGGCTACTTCAAGCAGGGTGTCGT TTACAAGAACGGAGGGGTGGCCTCGGGAATGAAGCAGGTGGAGACGAACTCGTACAATGTGAAGCGTCTTCTACATGTGAAGGGGAAGAAAAATGTTACGGCTGGAGAG GTGGCAATGGAGTGGAATAGTTTCAATGTAGGAGACGTCTTCCTGTTGGATCTGGGGAAGCTGATCATTCAGTGGAATGGACCAGGAAGCAACCGAATGGAGAGATTGAGG GGTATGAACCTGGCAAAGGATATCCGTGACCGCGAGCGCGGTGGGCGTTCACAGGTTGGGGTGGTGGAGGGAGATAACGAGGAAGGGTCCCCCCAGCTGATGGCAATCCTGAATCATGTGCTGGGAGCGAGGAAGGAAATTAAGGCGGCCATTAATGACGATGTGGTGGACCACGCGGTGAAAACATCCATCAAGCTTTTCCA AGTAACGGACACAAATGGGAACCTAGTGGTACAAGAGGTGGCAACCCAACCTTTGACCCAAAACTTGCTGAGCCATGAC GACTGCTTCATTTTAGACCAGGGTGGTATAAAGATCTATGTGTGGAAAGGAAAAAATTCCACAAAAGAGGAGAAACAGCAAGCCATGACACGGGCCTTG AATTTTATCAAAGCCAAAAACTATCCTCCCTCCACCAACGTTGAGGTGCAGAACGATGGGTCAGAGTCCGCCATGTTTAAACAGCTCTTCCAGAAGTGGTCCACGAAGGAGCAAACTACTGGAATGGGAAAGACAAACACTGTTGGTAAAGTGG ccaaagtggagcaggtgaAGTTTGATGCCAACACCATGCATGCCAAGCCAGAGCTAGCTGCACAGCAGAAGATGGTGGATGACGGAACAGGGGAAGTGGAG GTCTGGAGAATAGAGAACTTGGAGCTCGTACCGGTAGAAAAAGGCTGGCTAGGTCATTTCTATGGTGGTGACTGTTACCTGATGCTCTACAAATACCTTGTTAATAACAAGTACCACTACATGATCTACATGTGGCAG GGCCGCCATGCAAGTCAAGACGAGATTGCAGCATCCGCTTATCAGGCTGTGGCCCTGGATCAAAAGTATGATGGACAACCTGTTCAGGTGCGCGTGCCCATGGGCAAGGAACCTGCACACCTCATGGCTATCTTCAAAGGCAAAATGGTGGTGTATGAG GGTGGTACCTCTCGTGCGGATAGCACAGAGACGGCCCCCGAGATTCGACTGTTCCAGGTGCATGGAACGAATGAGTACAACACTAAGGCCTTTGAAGTACCAGTCAGAGCCACCTCCCTGAACTCTAATGATGTTTTTGTGCTGAAGACGAAAGGCATCTGCTACCTGTGGTGTGGAAAG GGCTGCAGTGGTGATGAAAGAGTAATGGCCAAGAGCGTGGCTGACATCATTTCCAGGGGTGAGAAGGTGGTCGTGGCCGAGGGTCAGGAGCCATCCGAATTCTGGTTAGCTCTTGGAGGGAAAAGTCAGTACGCCAACAGCAAGAG ATTGCAGGAAGAAACCCTTGAAATCAGCCCACGCCTGTTTGAATGCTCCAACCAGACTGGGACCTTTGTTGCAACGGAGATCGCAGATTTCAACCAAGATGATCTAGATGAAGATGATGTGTTCCTGTTGGATACTTGGGATCAG GTCTTTTTTTGGATTGGGAAGGATGCAAATGAAACTGAGAAGAAGGAAGCAGCATTCACAGTACAGGAGTATCTCAAGAGTCACCCCAGTGCCCGGGACCTTAACACCCCCATTATTGTAGTGAAACAAGGTTATGAGCCTCCCACATTCACTGGCTGGTTCCTGGCCTGGGACCCCTTTAAGTGGTCT AATACAAAATCCTACGAGGACCTGAAGTCTGAGCTGGGAGACCCCAACACCTTTGAGCAATTCTCCTTG GAGTTAACCAGCACACAACTAGACTCTTTTACCTCCCAAACCTCGTTTCTAGCTCAGCCTCTCAGAACTTACCCAGCTGAGGAACTCATTGATAAGACCACAGAGGAGCTGCCTGAAGGGGTGAATCCTACCAGAAAAGAG GAATACCTGTCGTCTGCAGATTTCACTGCCATATTTGCGATGTCTCCCAATGATTTCAAGGCACTGCCGGATTGGAAGAAGCAAAATATTAAGAAAGCAAAAGGACTTTTCTGA